TGGCAGGGAATCACAACAGGTGTAAGATTTGAGCCGGCAGCATTACCGACCGCTCTGGCCGCTTTGGGATACCCTGCGGTGATTCCTACTTGGCTGTAGGAAAGTGTTTGGCTATATGGTATTGCCCGTATAGCATTTAAAACATGAAACTGGAAAGGTGTGCACCAGGACAGATCTATCGGAATGTCGAAATTTACGGGCAGCCTGTTGTAATAATCCAGGAGCAGTTTCTGAAAATACGGGGGCAGTTCATCTGCTTCCGCTTCGGAAATACCCGTAGAAAAAGCTGCATTCCTGTCTGCCCATTTGTACAGTCTCGCTGCCAATCTTGAAACAGCTTCAGCAGGGTTTTCATGAGGCAGTGTAAGCGCTGCCAAACCTATGTCAGTCCAGGCGCCGGCTACCCAGCCCAACGCAGTTTCGAAAATTTGAGTTTGAACAGGCGGCTTCATTGAGCAGCATCCATTTCTTTGATAATAGCAATTCCCGAACTTGTGCCCAGCCT
This genomic window from Desulfotomaculum sp. contains:
- a CDS encoding methylated-DNA--[protein]-cysteine S-methyltransferase, whose translation is MKPPVQTQIFETALGWVAGAWTDIGLAALTLPHENPAEAVSRLAARLYKWADRNAAFSTGISEAEADELPPYFQKLLLDYYNRLPVNFDIPIDLSWCTPFQFHVLNAIRAIPYSQTLSYSQVGITAGYPKAARAVGNAAGSNLTPVVIPCHRVIMHNGKLGGFSDRIDFKRLLLDLESANVRS